TGCGGGGCTTCGACCGTAACCGTCGATGGGATCGTAAGACCTCGTCCCGCCTGACTGAGGTTGATCGCGGTAAGTCCGACGACGAGCGCCAACGTAGTGACCACCTCGAAGTAGATGAGGCTCTTGATGCCGATGCGTCCTACTCCCTTGAGGTCACCGTGGCCGGCAATGCCCGTGACGAGCGTGGCGAAGATGAGTGGAGCAACGATGGCCTTGATGAGCCTCAGAAAGATATCGCTGAAGACTCGAAGCGAAATGGCAAAACGTGGAGCGTCAAATCCGAGCTCGGCTCCAACAACCATTGCGACGAAGATCCATGGGGTGAGCGAACGGCGTCGTGCCGCAAAGACGACCAGCAATACGGTGGCAAGCCAACGGAGAACGAGAGCGGCCTCATGCGATATATGGAACGCAGCAAGGGTAATGCCCGCTGCGTAGAGCAGAACGGCAGAGACCAGGAGGGGTCGTTCAATGGTAGAAGTACTCACCTCGCGGAAGGATATCAGTGAGATTGGGCGTGGCGGTGCAATCCTCCGCAGAAAATGGAGCGGATTTGTTGATATAAAGGGCTTCAGATACGAGGTTTTTGCATGATGTGGAAGCGAACAGTTTATGTGGCGTTAAGTATGGTTCTCACGGTATGCGTGGTAGAAGGACAGACCTCTCTTTCTTCCTTAGCGCCGGGAGGTCAGGGGCAAAAAGGACCCGAGTTGAGTCCGCTGACCCAACCCACGCTGTCGCCAGGGGTGATTCTGCTGATGGAACTGGAAGGCAAGTTTGCGCAGGCAGTCGCAACCGGTGGGGGAAAGGCTTTTTCAGAGTGGTTTACCGAGGATGCTGTCGTCCTGAACAATGGCCAGCCTGCAGCCCTGGGGAGAGGAGCGATCGCGGCCCAGGCCAAGTGGGATGCGAAGGACTACCAGTTGACGTGGACTCCCCAAGGCGCCCAGATGGGGCCTTCGAACGACATGGGTTTTACCTGGGGACACTATGAGGGGCACTCGAAGGACAAAAATGGACAACCGGTTGAGATCTCAGGACGCTACATCACCGTATGGAAAAAGATGCCGGATGGAACATGGAAAGTAGCGA
This portion of the Edaphobacter sp. 4G125 genome encodes:
- a CDS encoding YybH family protein encodes the protein MMWKRTVYVALSMVLTVCVVEGQTSLSSLAPGGQGQKGPELSPLTQPTLSPGVILLMELEGKFAQAVATGGGKAFSEWFTEDAVVLNNGQPAALGRGAIAAQAKWDAKDYQLTWTPQGAQMGPSNDMGFTWGHYEGHSKDKNGQPVEISGRYITVWKKMPDGTWKVAMDASANEPPAAGECCALPKP